In Dermacentor albipictus isolate Rhodes 1998 colony chromosome 6, USDA_Dalb.pri_finalv2, whole genome shotgun sequence, the following proteins share a genomic window:
- the LOC139061176 gene encoding uncharacterized protein yields the protein MPGIRYFQCPRCSCSAVSLKSLFRHLHVAHGHESNWVCGLAGCMQNFRLFTSYKKHVYRRHSDILKRPVPSVNAPSNTADTAGSAAETGSDTVDVLGALGETECSELSISSDSDYVKQLATLFLKWKEGRRLPESTLHEIANDVIFFVKALLEDDRLQSSVEVARIVKEVLHTDSMNYLLTTAGRSSYWKMHFPFTKPQTVILGVASNGKTETMEYVPLCDVLKSVLENVTLSGNFDHPVKLENYMCSVFDGSAFSDHTYFAGDTSKICLQLYSDEFEVCNPIGSKRGTHKLTAVYFSVLNLCAKLRSQLTGINLALLVRDKHVSTYGLPKILAPLLEDVSRLENEGIVVNGKVLKGSVFVFTGDNLSTHRMGGFKCSFSHGRICRYCMALRTEINYKHLETDYVLRSPEGHRHHLSMLSAGLPTTSLYGVRSPCALQCQGFDPTQHFPPDIMHDIHEGVLPFSLRHIIRYLISKGFFSLQFLNSCISRWKYDPSDVRNKPEAISNTFLQAKAPFKGSATQCFCLFRHLALFVGECVPSEDEVWQLYLLLRDITDIIMCRKLPVSYIAYLQRKIQLFLLDFSRLFPSVSFPCKMHYLIHYPSIMQKFGPLILLWSMRFEAKHQYFKDIARKIHNFKNLCHTLAMRHQFFQCFSIINGEDRGILVSAGCCQVLHEHLSDIAKECIIQHNLNAACIFSANSVTTNGRTYRVGCAIVSSVHDDSHPQFLQICEILFVSKILVVVGTVFRTICFDEHFHVYVVQTTDDHQILWSFPESDIEPVYLREHRGRTIVGARSGLF from the coding sequence ATGCCCGGAATTCGTTATTTTCAGTGCCCAAGATGCAGCTGCTCTGCAGTTTCATTGAAGTCACTCTTCCGTCACCTTCACGTAGCTCATGGACATGAAAGCAACTGGGTCTGTGGCTTGGCTGGATGCATGCAAAACTTCAGACTGTTTACTTCATACAAGAAGCATGTGTACAGAAGACACAGTGACATATTGAAGAGGCCAGTTCCCAGTGTGAATGCGCCTTCAAACACTGCAGACACCGCTGGAAGTGCTGCTGAAACTGGTTCAGATACTGTTGACGTCTTAGGAGCACTTGGAGAAACAGAATGCAGTGAGCTGTCCATATCCAGTGATTCAGACTATGTGAAGCAGCTTGCAACATTGTTTTTGAAGTGGAAGGAGGGGCGGCGACTTCCAGAATCGACATTGCATGAAATAGCTAATGATGTAATATTCTTTGTAAAAGCTCTTTTGGAAGACGACCGACTCCAATCTAGTGTAGAGGTGGCCAGAATCGTGAAAGAGGTCCTACATACAGATAGTATGAACTATCTGCTGACAACTGCAGGTCGGTCTTCGTACTGGAAAATGCACTTTCCATTTACTAAACCACAAACAGTTATTCTTGGGGTAGCCAGCAATGGGAAAACTGAAACAATGGAATATGTACCTCTGTGTGATGTGCTCAAATCTGTCCTTGAGAATGTGACATTATCAGGGAACTTTGATCACCCAGTTAAATTGGAAAATTACATGTGCTCAGTGTTTGATGGAAGCGCATTTTCTGACCACACATACTTTGCTGGTGACACCAGCAAGATTTGTTTGCAACTTTACAGCGATGAGTTCGAGGTATGCAATCCTATCGGTAGCAAACGAGGCACACACAAATTGACTGCAGTTTATTTCTCAGTGCTGAATTTGTGTGCGAAGCTCCGCTCACAGTTGACAGGAATTAACTTGGCACTTCTAGTAAGAGACAAACATGTGAGCACGTATGGGTTACCTAAGATACTTGCACCTTTGCTTGAAGATGTGAGCAGATTAGAAAATGAAGGCATAGTTGTGAATGGGAAAGTGCTGAAAGGGTCAGTATTTGTGTTCACTGGTGACAATCTCTCTACCCATAGAATGGGAGGGTTTAAATGCAGTTTTTCTCATGGCAGAATTTGTAGATATTGCATGGCACTGCGAACCGAGATTAATTACAAGCATCTAGAGACTGATTATGTTTTACGTTCGCCAGAAGGACATCGTCATCATTTGTCAATGCTAAGTGCTGGATTGCCCACCACATCACTGTATGGAGTTCGGAGCCCCTGTGCTCTTCAGTGTCAAGGTTTTGACCCAACTCAGCACTTTCCACCAGATATTATGCATGATATACATGAAGGTGTGCTACCATTTTCACTCAGGCACATAATTCGTTATTTAATTTCAAAAggatttttttctcttcagttCCTGAACAGTTGCATTTCCAGATGGAAGTATGATCCAAGTGATGTTCGAAATAAGCCAGAAGCTATTTCTAACACATTTCTCCAAGCAAAGGCGCCATTCAAAGGGTCAGCTACGCAGTGTTTTTGTCTGTTTCGCCATCTTGCCCTGTTCGTAGGAGAGTGCGTACCATCAGAAGATGAAGTCTGGCAACTTTACTTGCTTCTTCGTGATATCACGGATATCATCATGTGCCGGAAGCTTCCAGTCTCATATATAGCTTACTTGCAAAGAAAAATTCAGCTTTTTTTGCTAGACTTCAGCAGGTTGTTTCCTTCTGTGTCTTTTCCATGCAAGATGCACTATCTCATACACTATCCCTCAATAATGCAAAAGTTTGGCCCTTTAATTTTACTTTGGTCGATGCGCTTTGAGGCTAAACACCAGTATTTCAAGGATATTGCTCGTAAAATCCACAACTTCAAGAACCTTTGTCATACTCTGGCCATGCGACATCAGTTCTTTCAGTGTTTTTCCATTATTAATGGGGAGGACAGGGGCATTTTGGTCAGTGCTGGTTGTTGCCAGGTGCTGCATGAGCACCTGTCTGACATTGCCAAAGAGTGCATCATTCAACACAACTTGAACGCTGCGTGTATATTTTCTGCAAACTCTGTTACAACAAATGGTAGGACATACAGAGTAGGGTGTGCCATTGTCAGCAGTGTCCATGATGATTCCCATCCACAGTTTTTGCAAATATGCGAGATACTTTTTGTAAGCAAGATTCTTGTAGTTGTGGGAACGGTATTTCGTACCATTTGCTTTGATGAGCATTTTCATGTATACGTTGTACAGACTACAGATGACCACCAGATTCTGTGGTCATTTCCAGAGTCTGATATAGAACCTGTATACTTGAGAGAGCACAGAGGTCGAACAATTGTAGGTGCTCGTTCAGGATTGTTCTAG